One window from the genome of Moorena sp. SIOASIH encodes:
- a CDS encoding HlyD family efflux transporter periplasmic adaptor subunit, with protein sequence MVSTPKTDFLPAVQENDFLPPISRWSTLGGLFLVGAMGVAVTLTCVTKYKITVKAQAIFRPAGELRLVQAPVEGSVIKILVAENQMVQKGDVIATIDDSRLQTKKSQLQNNQQQAQLQLIQINAQIRALDRQIVAETDRSKLAVASAEAELSRSRRQYQDRLLTTVTEVEEAAANLRFVQEELQQAVAQLKSTQANLRSTESALKAAKSRRKRYQSISASGALSQNQLEEAELAVDQQQQTVEAQKAAVEAQKQRIDQQKQAVDARRARLQRVQAALNPSNAEVAIAQQRIAQEQAIAKATLATLNREKEALIQQRIEIQNQQSQDTRELEQVEIELRQTVIKSPEDGTIFQLALRNSGQTVKHGEEIAQIAPSNTSLLVKALVPARDIGKVEINQAAQLRVSACPYPDYGTLNGVVNKIAPDATTLQSNSITASRENRGSAFYQVTIAPESLVLGKGNKQCAIQLGMEGRADIITREETVLQFLLRKARLITDV encoded by the coding sequence ATGGTCAGCACACCTAAGACAGATTTTCTACCCGCAGTTCAAGAAAATGATTTTCTACCCCCAATCAGTCGTTGGAGTACTCTTGGCGGATTATTTCTGGTTGGTGCTATGGGGGTAGCTGTTACCCTGACCTGTGTCACTAAATACAAGATAACTGTTAAAGCACAGGCAATTTTCCGTCCCGCTGGTGAATTGCGTCTGGTCCAGGCACCTGTTGAAGGTTCGGTAATCAAGATTTTGGTTGCGGAGAATCAAATGGTTCAAAAAGGAGATGTGATTGCTACCATTGATGACTCCCGTTTGCAAACTAAAAAGAGTCAACTGCAAAACAATCAGCAACAAGCACAGCTGCAACTGATCCAAATCAATGCCCAGATTCGTGCCCTCGATCGCCAGATTGTAGCTGAAACTGACCGCTCCAAGCTCGCTGTTGCCTCTGCTGAGGCGGAACTTAGTCGTAGCCGTCGGCAATATCAAGACAGGCTTCTAACTACTGTGACTGAAGTTGAAGAAGCAGCTGCCAACTTAAGATTTGTCCAAGAGGAGTTGCAACAAGCAGTGGCTCAGTTAAAATCAACACAGGCAAACTTAAGGTCAACTGAGTCGGCTTTAAAGGCGGCTAAATCTAGGCGAAAGCGGTATCAGAGCATATCAGCATCAGGAGCTCTGTCTCAAAATCAATTAGAGGAAGCTGAATTAGCGGTTGACCAGCAACAACAAACGGTGGAGGCGCAAAAAGCAGCGGTGGAGGCGCAAAAACAAAGAATAGACCAGCAAAAACAAGCAGTTGATGCCCGTCGAGCTAGATTGCAACGGGTTCAAGCTGCTCTTAATCCTAGTAATGCAGAAGTAGCGATCGCTCAACAGCGTATTGCTCAAGAACAAGCGATCGCGAAAGCCACCCTAGCTACTTTAAACCGAGAAAAGGAAGCCCTGATCCAGCAGCGCATTGAAATTCAGAACCAGCAGTCCCAGGATACCCGTGAACTGGAACAAGTGGAAATTGAACTGAGGCAGACTGTAATTAAATCTCCAGAAGACGGTACTATTTTCCAACTTGCTCTACGTAATTCTGGTCAAACTGTGAAACATGGGGAAGAAATTGCTCAAATTGCCCCTAGTAACACGTCATTACTAGTTAAAGCGTTGGTTCCTGCTCGTGATATTGGTAAAGTAGAGATAAATCAAGCAGCACAGTTGAGGGTATCTGCTTGCCCTTATCCAGATTACGGCACTCTCAATGGTGTAGTCAACAAGATTGCCCCAGATGCGACTACACTTCAAAGCAATAGTATCACAGCGTCACGGGAAAACAGGGGTAGCGCCTTCTACCAGGTAACCATTGCTCCAGAAAGCCTTGTTCTAGGTAAAGGCAATAAGCAGTGTGCTATCCAGTTGGGAATGGAGGGTAGGGCAGATATTATTACTAGAGAAGAGACTGTCTTACAGTTCTTACTCAGGAAGGCCAGACTGATTACAGATGTATGA
- a CDS encoding Uma2 family endonuclease — translation MIQALPKPVTFDQFIDWYPVNSERRYELHDGVIVEMPKPTGMHSEVAGFIGGELFLEIRRCQLPYFIPKECVIKPQTESGYEPDVIVLDKQRVTDSEPRWEKESIITRGSSVRLVVEVVSTNWSDDYALKLEDYESFGIAEYWIVDYLGLGGRRFIGNPKQPTLSVYQLIDGEYHVSQFRGANRILSPTFPELRLNAEQVFQAVS, via the coding sequence ATGATTCAAGCCTTACCCAAACCAGTAACATTTGATCAATTTATTGATTGGTATCCAGTCAATTCAGAAAGGCGCTACGAACTGCATGATGGGGTAATTGTCGAGATGCCAAAACCAACGGGAATGCATTCAGAGGTAGCCGGGTTTATAGGAGGTGAACTGTTTTTAGAAATTCGACGCTGTCAATTGCCTTACTTTATTCCCAAAGAATGCGTGATCAAACCACAAACAGAGTCTGGGTATGAACCAGATGTAATCGTTTTAGACAAGCAAAGGGTTACCGATAGCGAACCACGCTGGGAAAAAGAATCCATTATCACACGGGGGTCTTCTGTTCGTTTAGTTGTAGAAGTGGTTTCAACAAACTGGAGTGACGATTACGCTTTAAAACTGGAAGATTACGAGTCTTTCGGAATTGCTGAATATTGGATTGTTGATTATTTAGGTTTAGGCGGTAGGCGATTTATTGGCAATCCTAAACAACCTACTTTATCAGTGTACCAATTGATAGATGGCGAATATCACGTTAGTCAGTTCCGAGGAGCTAACCGTATCTTATCGCCAACCTTTCCAGAGTTAAGGTTAAATGCTGAACAGGTTTTTCAAGCGGTCAGTTAA
- a CDS encoding peptidase domain-containing ABC transporter, with protein sequence MKYQIVLQHSEEDCGAACLASIAKHYGRTFTISRCREAVGTRRQGTTLLGLRQGADALGFNNVRGVKATLEAVNKKSLPLPGIIHWKGYHWVVLYGKRGNKYVIADPAVGIRYLEKKWLQEAWPNGVMLLLEPDPVRFFAQEDEKDKIGGLDRFLKRFWPYRHLIAQTILLNFVVGLIALTTPFLLQILTDDVLLRGDSQLLTRIVMAIIVMSLVSSSLELAQSNLIAHFAQRLELGLILDFARQILRLPLGYYESRRSGEIASRLRDIGVINQLVSQVIISLPSQLFVALVSLVLMLLYSVKLLVFAGFLAILMTLSTVAFLPKLQQKTRNVLVNDSENQGVLVETFKGAITLKTITAAPQFWEEFQQRFSRLANVRFSTIQIGIVNNTFSKLIASVGSIILLWFGSTLVINNELSTGQLLALHNLNRNVTILIITLVNFVDEFVRANTASERLNEVIDATPETQDDTKKPYTNIPEDSDIICTNINFNHAGRVNLLKDFSLNIPGGKVIALIGKSGCGKSTLAKLIAALYPPQSGNIRIDIYNLQDLSLDCLRQQVVLVPQDAHFWSRSILENFRLGNPQVSFEKIVRACQITGADEFIMNLPDKYQTILGEFGSNLSGGQRQRLALSRSIVNDPPILILDESTGALDPVSEGEVLNNLFDHRKGKTTIMISHRPRVIQRADWIVLLDKGQLKMQGLVEDLRNKPGDHLDFLIP encoded by the coding sequence ATGAAGTACCAGATTGTTCTACAGCACAGCGAAGAAGACTGTGGTGCTGCTTGTCTAGCTTCCATTGCTAAACATTATGGTCGTACCTTCACCATTAGCCGTTGTCGGGAAGCAGTAGGAACTCGAAGACAAGGCACCACATTATTGGGATTGAGGCAAGGAGCAGATGCCCTGGGTTTCAATAATGTTAGAGGAGTCAAAGCCACCCTAGAAGCGGTCAACAAAAAATCCCTGCCCCTACCAGGGATTATCCACTGGAAGGGCTATCACTGGGTAGTTTTATACGGCAAACGGGGCAATAAATATGTGATCGCTGATCCCGCTGTAGGCATCCGGTATCTCGAAAAAAAGTGGCTCCAAGAAGCATGGCCCAATGGGGTAATGCTTCTGTTGGAACCCGATCCAGTCCGCTTTTTTGCCCAAGAGGATGAAAAAGATAAAATTGGTGGGTTGGATCGCTTTCTCAAGCGCTTCTGGCCCTATCGCCATCTCATAGCTCAAACTATTCTGCTCAATTTCGTTGTGGGTCTGATTGCCCTGACTACCCCTTTTTTACTGCAAATCCTCACGGATGATGTGCTCTTGCGAGGGGATTCCCAACTGCTGACCAGAATCGTGATGGCTATTATCGTCATGAGTCTAGTTAGCAGCAGCCTGGAGCTAGCCCAATCAAATCTTATTGCCCACTTTGCCCAACGTCTGGAATTAGGGCTGATCTTAGACTTCGCACGACAAATTTTACGCTTACCTTTAGGTTACTACGAATCCCGCCGGAGCGGCGAAATTGCCAGTAGACTACGAGATATTGGAGTAATTAACCAGTTAGTTTCTCAAGTTATTATCAGTTTGCCCAGTCAACTGTTTGTGGCCTTGGTTTCTTTGGTTTTGATGCTGTTGTACAGTGTAAAGTTGTTGGTATTTGCTGGTTTTCTCGCTATTTTAATGACCTTGTCTACGGTAGCTTTTCTACCAAAATTACAACAAAAAACCCGTAATGTTTTAGTAAATGATTCAGAAAATCAAGGTGTATTGGTAGAAACATTCAAAGGTGCTATCACCCTCAAAACTATTACAGCAGCTCCCCAATTTTGGGAAGAATTTCAACAGCGTTTTAGTCGCCTAGCAAATGTTAGATTCAGTACTATTCAGATTGGAATTGTTAACAATACATTTTCTAAATTAATTGCCAGTGTCGGTAGCATTATCTTGCTCTGGTTTGGCAGCACCCTAGTGATTAACAATGAATTAAGCACTGGTCAGCTGTTGGCACTTCACAATCTGAATCGTAATGTCACGATATTAATTATTACTTTAGTGAACTTTGTCGATGAATTTGTTCGTGCTAATACGGCGTCTGAGCGACTTAATGAGGTAATTGATGCTACACCAGAAACTCAAGATGATACCAAAAAACCCTATACCAATATTCCGGAAGATTCAGATATTATTTGTACCAATATAAATTTTAACCATGCGGGTAGGGTTAACCTTTTAAAAGATTTTAGTCTCAATATTCCTGGGGGTAAAGTTATTGCCCTGATTGGCAAGTCTGGCTGTGGTAAAAGCACCCTAGCTAAACTAATTGCTGCATTATATCCACCTCAATCGGGTAATATTCGTATTGATATTTATAACCTACAAGACCTCTCTCTAGATTGCCTGCGGCAACAAGTAGTTCTGGTTCCCCAAGATGCCCACTTTTGGAGTCGATCAATTCTAGAAAACTTCCGTTTAGGTAATCCCCAGGTTAGTTTTGAGAAGATTGTAAGAGCTTGTCAAATTACGGGAGCTGACGAATTTATCATGAATTTACCTGATAAATATCAAACGATATTAGGAGAATTTGGTTCCAATCTTTCGGGTGGACAACGGCAGAGATTAGCCTTATCCAGAAGTATTGTTAATGATCCACCAATACTAATTCTAGATGAATCTACTGGTGCCCTCGACCCGGTGAGTGAGGGTGAAGTTTTAAATAATTTGTTTGACCACAGGAAAGGGAAAACAACAATTATGATTAGCCATCGACCCAGAGTTATCCAGCGTGCTGATTGGATTGTGCTGTTGGATAAAGGGCAATTGAAAATGCAAGGTCTTGTGGAAGATTTACGGAATAAACCTGGCGATCATTTAGATTTCCTAATTCCTTAG
- a CDS encoding class I SAM-dependent methyltransferase, with product MKHQISINEFKENVKADFNTRPNYDQGSFHPRLANRLVELSHLKTGQRILDIATGTGLVAILAAKIVGASGAVVGVDISSGMLNLAQRKVKAEGLNNIEFLEADAENFNFQDNSFDRILCSSAIVYLTDIPAALRQWYRFLKPGGLVGFSCFAANAFPTGGLFREKARDYGIVIPNPNGPLGSPEKCHQLLTEAGFQDINVKTEQFGSYSSDTQTVAANSWRGNSKSAFGAEIFQLSPDKLAQFKNEFFAAVEQLSTAKGIWIDITTFFVFARKSVPFSIIK from the coding sequence ATGAAACACCAGATAAGTATCAATGAATTCAAAGAGAACGTCAAAGCTGACTTTAACACCAGACCAAACTATGATCAAGGAAGCTTTCACCCTCGGCTAGCCAATCGTCTAGTAGAACTATCCCACCTGAAAACTGGACAACGAATTCTAGATATTGCTACCGGCACAGGTTTAGTAGCAATTCTTGCAGCCAAAATTGTCGGTGCTTCTGGAGCTGTTGTCGGTGTAGATATTTCCTCAGGCATGCTCAATCTAGCCCAACGAAAAGTTAAAGCCGAAGGTCTCAACAACATCGAATTTCTAGAAGCAGATGCCGAAAATTTCAACTTCCAAGATAATAGTTTCGATAGGATTCTATGTTCTTCAGCCATTGTATACTTAACAGATATCCCTGCTGCTTTACGCCAGTGGTATCGCTTCCTAAAACCAGGAGGATTAGTCGGATTTTCCTGTTTTGCCGCAAACGCCTTCCCCACAGGGGGTCTGTTTCGAGAAAAAGCACGAGACTATGGCATTGTAATTCCTAATCCCAATGGACCCCTTGGTAGTCCCGAGAAATGTCACCAGCTACTCACCGAAGCAGGTTTTCAAGACATCAACGTCAAAACTGAGCAATTTGGTTCCTACAGCAGTGATACTCAAACAGTAGCAGCAAACTCTTGGCGGGGAAACTCAAAGAGTGCCTTTGGCGCGGAAATTTTCCAGCTTTCTCCAGATAAATTAGCACAATTCAAAAATGAATTCTTTGCAGCCGTTGAGCAATTATCCACAGCAAAAGGCATTTGGATAGATATTACAACGTTTTTTGTTTTCGCCAGGAAATCGGTTCCATTTTCTATTATTAAATAA
- a CDS encoding tetratricopeptide repeat protein, translated as MPSIYSSPIAWLNRPYLDLGPINGGSPHLYKVEFSYRHLISETRVPYRVQVSLPTSFRESVIRETGMTQYQVDHPLQLANELRTERWQTLCDYLTHYQELKPVTKLLVIHLLSSLCLHRTVLDYVPKMSAAEIASDSRLAALAFYRAMSTLILHIDSGKPYSLEEFEIIATHAPSGDRVRINAIHQLLVEYGRTFKDVAKAEFWGSVLIKEIQEIKPSLDDFSYKLLMSIYCRAIVFIPLLHRDKDKVVQEMELCQSYAESLIGENEEQQIVAYENQNIILESRTKEALWLGDFDLAEQRIRQAVERDPLDPRYRLELGQVLIKQGRIEEAAKAYRSGTKLGPPGTAVAWFMAGQCYQSLGELDMACDCYLAAVHVDPLAISPVKRLTGLATDLGNSVLANWSQLRLTELQAEKQRILEEGERSFTAEVSFKRKTSREAVTA; from the coding sequence ATGCCTTCGATCTACAGTTCACCGATAGCTTGGCTAAATCGACCATATTTAGATCTAGGTCCAATCAATGGGGGATCGCCACATCTCTATAAAGTAGAGTTCAGTTACCGTCATTTAATCAGTGAGACACGAGTGCCCTATCGGGTGCAGGTGAGCCTTCCCACCTCATTTCGGGAATCTGTGATCCGAGAGACTGGTATGACCCAATACCAAGTTGATCACCCACTACAACTGGCTAATGAGTTAAGAACTGAACGATGGCAGACGCTCTGTGACTACTTGACCCATTACCAGGAGCTTAAGCCTGTTACCAAGCTATTGGTAATACATCTTCTGAGCAGCTTATGCCTACATCGAACAGTTCTAGACTATGTGCCAAAGATGTCAGCAGCAGAGATAGCCAGTGATTCACGACTGGCTGCACTGGCTTTCTATCGAGCAATGTCAACGTTAATTTTACATATTGATTCTGGCAAACCTTACAGTCTAGAGGAATTTGAAATCATTGCCACTCATGCTCCATCTGGTGATCGGGTTAGGATTAATGCCATTCACCAGCTTCTGGTTGAGTATGGAAGAACCTTCAAAGATGTTGCAAAAGCTGAGTTTTGGGGTTCAGTTCTTATCAAAGAAATCCAGGAAATTAAACCGTCCCTGGATGATTTTTCTTACAAACTTTTGATGAGCATTTACTGTCGTGCTATTGTTTTTATTCCCCTGCTACATCGGGATAAAGACAAGGTCGTCCAGGAAATGGAGCTTTGCCAATCCTATGCAGAAAGCTTGATTGGTGAGAATGAAGAGCAGCAGATAGTAGCCTATGAGAACCAAAATATTATTTTAGAGAGCCGAACCAAGGAAGCTCTGTGGCTAGGGGACTTTGATCTAGCTGAGCAGCGCATCCGACAGGCAGTTGAGAGGGATCCTTTAGATCCTAGATATCGTCTTGAGTTGGGACAAGTCCTAATCAAGCAGGGTAGAATTGAGGAGGCAGCAAAGGCGTATCGTTCAGGAACCAAGCTTGGTCCTCCAGGAACAGCAGTTGCTTGGTTTATGGCAGGTCAGTGTTACCAATCCCTGGGTGAACTGGATATGGCTTGCGATTGTTACCTAGCTGCTGTGCATGTTGATCCATTGGCTATTTCTCCTGTAAAGCGACTGACTGGTTTAGCTACCGATCTGGGTAACTCTGTACTCGCTAACTGGAGTCAACTGCGTTTGACGGAACTGCAAGCAGAAAAACAACGTATTTTGGAAGAGGGTGAGCGTTCATTTACTGCCGAAGTTTCTTTTAAGAGGAAGACCTCCCGAGAGGCAGTTACCGCCTAG
- a CDS encoding HEAT repeat domain-containing protein has product MIEPLSVLAGWAIPKIGESLLEIVSGQGWDSLSQALTKSDVDKAIKGGEAAVKEWEKQRDPSQRLFYYARPDGWNGVNNFLRDYCTNSAVLAELQKPLLNQGKPEREILSTVFQQQAEGHNIKLNQDSIKPWVETFINAYFEQTDTYIKFQVAKHDYCDQLANWFDDVKFAGIAVPGQEVEKSEKLAQIFVMPDVLEDLSTAGAWERDWLAAGSGEMSETALLAKTTGRKFLAEQLLSQSQSRRVVILGAPGSGKTTLMSYFAVMLAQSKPDILGLDGDTDWLPILIRMRDFAINLDKSLIDYARVFAENTMSVKPLPVGFFEHWLSDGRALILLDGLDEVAEEAKRNDVVRRIENFLGQFDRNRAIITSRPAGYRRDFFRTEEFPHYQIEPFDDNKISAFIDNWYNSRFQDQAEAQRRKQSLQKALDDNDRIKLLARNPLLLTIIALIHRYQAVLPKERFELYNCAVKTLLTSWDANKEISSQGIFKYLDLYDLRRLMELLAYWIHTQGNVEDNESGTFIDRDDLIDQLSQQIKTLKQVQLYQAKEEAEAFVTLIRDRTGLLNEQGQNCYGFVHKTFQEYLCAEEIDYQADNEGDFEIVLNQIREHLHDSHWREVLLLLIAQQKPKKAARAIRAVLTNNSNYEQWLHRDLLFAGSCLAEDPKNLRGADGGLVQEILERLFELEVSRQERVGERVYEQVFNIICSLYETDFQTQVLELLKEQSNRIDEWRLLNYRYELGEKDQVITTFLERLKDDKFYVRVRAADALGELGNSSETVVNALLARFQDENSDVRWRVAIALGELGNSSETVVSALIAKLQDPDASVRDRAAVAFGRLGNNSETVVSALIAKLHDEHSEVRGGAAYALGKLGNSSETVVNALLEKLHDDNSRVRRGAADALGRLGNSSETVVNALLEKLHDDNSRGVRGWTALALGNLGNSSETVVNALLKGLQDDKFYVRVRAAIALGKLGNSSETVVSTLLAQLQDDKFYMRVRAASALGKLGKTSNHVLPTVIKWIEQHQDSDYVGSGIDVLWDLVVGEE; this is encoded by the coding sequence ATGATAGAACCCTTGTCAGTATTAGCCGGTTGGGCAATCCCGAAAATAGGGGAATCGTTATTGGAGATTGTTTCGGGACAAGGATGGGATAGCTTAAGTCAAGCTCTGACTAAAAGCGATGTAGACAAGGCAATCAAAGGGGGAGAAGCGGCAGTAAAAGAATGGGAAAAACAACGGGATCCGAGCCAGCGCTTATTTTATTACGCTAGACCGGATGGCTGGAATGGAGTTAATAATTTTTTGCGGGACTATTGTACTAATTCTGCTGTTTTGGCCGAATTACAAAAACCGTTACTTAATCAAGGTAAACCAGAGCGAGAGATTTTAAGCACGGTATTTCAACAGCAAGCTGAAGGGCATAACATTAAACTGAATCAAGACAGTATCAAGCCTTGGGTGGAGACATTTATTAATGCTTATTTTGAGCAGACGGATACTTATATAAAATTTCAGGTAGCTAAACATGATTATTGTGACCAATTAGCTAACTGGTTTGATGATGTTAAATTTGCTGGCATTGCTGTGCCTGGGCAAGAAGTAGAAAAATCGGAGAAGTTAGCGCAAATTTTTGTAATGCCAGATGTGCTGGAAGACCTATCAACTGCTGGCGCTTGGGAACGGGATTGGTTAGCAGCTGGTAGTGGGGAAATGTCAGAAACAGCACTATTGGCAAAGACAACTGGCCGGAAATTCTTGGCTGAGCAGTTATTGAGCCAAAGTCAGTCGAGACGAGTGGTGATATTGGGTGCGCCAGGCTCTGGTAAAACAACCTTGATGAGTTATTTTGCAGTAATGTTGGCTCAGAGCAAACCTGACATTTTGGGGTTAGATGGTGATACGGACTGGCTACCGATTTTAATTAGGATGCGAGATTTTGCGATAAATCTCGATAAAAGCCTGATCGACTATGCTCGGGTATTTGCTGAAAACACGATGTCAGTCAAACCCTTACCAGTAGGATTTTTTGAGCATTGGTTGTCTGATGGTAGGGCGTTGATATTGCTAGATGGTTTGGATGAAGTCGCAGAAGAGGCTAAACGGAATGATGTAGTCAGGCGCATCGAGAATTTTTTGGGACAGTTTGACAGAAATCGCGCTATTATTACATCTCGCCCTGCTGGTTATCGGCGCGACTTTTTCCGCACTGAGGAATTTCCCCACTATCAAATTGAACCCTTTGATGATAATAAGATTTCCGCTTTTATTGATAACTGGTATAACAGCAGGTTTCAAGACCAAGCAGAAGCTCAAAGGCGCAAGCAGAGTTTACAAAAGGCTCTGGATGATAATGACCGGATTAAGCTATTGGCACGAAATCCGTTATTGTTGACAATCATTGCGTTGATTCATCGGTATCAAGCGGTATTGCCCAAAGAACGCTTTGAGCTTTATAATTGCGCCGTCAAGACTTTGTTAACCTCTTGGGATGCTAACAAAGAAATCAGCAGTCAGGGAATATTTAAGTATCTAGATTTGTATGATTTGCGGCGATTGATGGAATTGTTGGCTTATTGGATTCATACCCAGGGAAATGTTGAAGATAACGAAAGCGGTACGTTTATAGACCGGGATGATTTGATTGATCAGTTGAGTCAGCAGATTAAAACCTTGAAGCAAGTGCAGTTATATCAAGCTAAAGAAGAAGCAGAAGCATTTGTAACCTTGATTCGCGATCGCACGGGTTTATTGAATGAGCAAGGGCAGAATTGTTATGGTTTTGTTCATAAGACGTTTCAGGAATATTTGTGTGCTGAAGAGATTGACTATCAGGCGGATAATGAGGGAGATTTTGAAATTGTTTTGAATCAGATTCGGGAGCATTTGCATGACTCCCACTGGCGCGAAGTGTTACTATTACTGATAGCACAACAAAAACCGAAAAAGGCAGCAAGAGCAATTCGGGCAGTTTTGACTAATAACAGTAACTATGAGCAGTGGTTGCATCGGGATTTGTTGTTTGCTGGTAGTTGCTTGGCGGAAGACCCGAAGAATTTGCGTGGTGCTGATGGTGGATTGGTGCAAGAAATTTTGGAGCGGTTGTTTGAGTTGGAAGTGAGTCGTCAGGAGCGGGTTGGGGAGAGGGTTTACGAGCAGGTTTTTAATATAATTTGTAGTTTGTATGAAACCGATTTTCAAACACAGGTATTGGAATTGTTGAAAGAGCAATCTAATCGAATTGATGAGTGGCGATTGCTTAACTATCGATACGAGTTAGGGGAAAAGGATCAGGTAATTACAACATTTCTGGAACGACTAAAGGATGATAAGTTTTATGTGCGTGTGAGGGCAGCCGATGCCTTAGGCGAATTGGGCAATAGCTCAGAAACCGTAGTCAACGCCCTCTTAGCAAGGTTTCAGGATGAGAATTCTGATGTGCGTTGGAGGGTAGCCATAGCCTTGGGCGAATTGGGCAACAGCTCAGAAACCGTAGTCAGCGCCCTAATAGCAAAGCTTCAGGATCCTGATGCTAGTGTGCGTGACAGGGCAGCCGTGGCCTTCGGCAGATTGGGTAACAACTCAGAAACCGTAGTCAGCGCCCTAATAGCAAAGCTTCACGATGAGCATTCTGAGGTGCGTGGGGGGGCAGCCTATGCCTTAGGCAAATTGGGCAACAGTTCAGAAACCGTAGTCAACGCCCTCCTAGAAAAGCTTCACGATGATAATTCTCGTGTGCGTAGAGGGGCAGCCGATGCCTTGGGCAGATTGGGTAACAGCTCAGAAACCGTAGTCAACGCCCTCCTAGAAAAGCTTCACGATGATAATTCTCGTGGTGTGCGTGGGTGGACAGCCTTGGCCTTAGGCAATTTGGGCAACAGCTCAGAAACTGTAGTCAACGCCCTACTAAAAGGGCTTCAGGATGATAAGTTTTATGTGCGTGTGAGGGCAGCCATAGCCTTGGGCAAATTGGGCAACAGCTCAGAAACTGTAGTCAGCACCCTACTAGCACAGCTTCAGGATGATAAGTTTTATATGCGTGTCAGAGCAGCCTCAGCCTTGGGCAAATTGGGCAAAACATCTAATCATGTTCTGCCTACTGTGATTAAATGGATTGAACAACACCAGGATTCCGACTATGTGGGCAGTGGTATTGATGTGCTGTGGGATTTAGTCGTAGGTGAGGAATAG
- a CDS encoding helix-turn-helix domain-containing protein — protein MMISTAQAAELLGVSATRVRFLLSKGRVKGAYKVGRTWVIPLFDGMPVVTPGTRGPKRNWSKRTQYTKAVIHVNQKVIRQNHNTGERNPVITVKRGSKNIYGHTVEVNGPCRVMYRPDNPLHCGARVWIETISDFKVS, from the coding sequence ATGATGATTTCTACCGCACAAGCTGCTGAATTACTAGGTGTCTCTGCTACTCGCGTCCGTTTTCTTTTGAGCAAGGGCAGAGTCAAAGGAGCGTATAAGGTCGGTAGAACTTGGGTGATTCCCTTATTTGACGGTATGCCAGTGGTCACTCCCGGTACTCGTGGACCAAAGCGGAATTGGTCAAAGCGTACACAGTACACTAAAGCTGTTATCCACGTTAATCAAAAAGTGATTCGCCAAAATCACAACACCGGCGAACGCAATCCCGTGATTACCGTAAAACGCGGCTCTAAAAATATTTACGGTCATACTGTCGAAGTCAATGGCCCTTGTCGGGTCATGTATCGCCCAGATAATCCCCTACACTGTGGAGCACGGGTATGGATTGAGACGATTTCTGATTTTAAAGTTAGCTGA